The Planococcus donghaensis genome contains a region encoding:
- a CDS encoding cysteine protease StiP family protein has protein sequence MIATGLVKTSYPKEDITFLLKDVSGVFTESTLEEREKAVQTGAHYAERLPMEYRPSDEYTELYHETVVKTKEQLAYLVGLVTRRIFMNAGTDDIVLVSLARAGSPIGILIRRYAEKVLNMDWPHYSVSILRDKGIDEKAIDSIRAAHPTSRIQFVDGWTGKGAIQKELTKAVNHLNQTKKMDLHDDMAVLADPGACAVLFGTREDFLIPSACLNATVSGLVSRTILNKLYIGEDDFHGAKFYGELLEEDLSNDFVDQVTSCFKDTRERVEKDAVSTPVTAERTWQGMKEVEEIGQQMYQETDYHLIKPGVGETTRVLLRRSPWKVLVNSLENPDVHHILMLAKEKDVPVEVVPDLFYRAIGLIRSGKEI, from the coding sequence ATGATAGCTACCGGTTTAGTGAAAACGAGTTATCCGAAAGAAGACATCACTTTCCTATTAAAAGATGTAAGCGGAGTATTTACTGAAAGTACTTTAGAAGAGCGTGAAAAAGCAGTTCAAACAGGGGCTCATTATGCAGAGCGCCTGCCAATGGAATATCGTCCTTCTGACGAATACACAGAGCTTTATCACGAAACAGTAGTAAAAACAAAAGAGCAATTAGCTTATTTAGTGGGGCTTGTAACACGCCGTATTTTTATGAACGCAGGAACCGATGATATTGTCCTAGTTTCTTTAGCGCGTGCAGGCAGCCCAATCGGCATTTTAATTCGCCGGTATGCTGAAAAAGTTCTGAATATGGATTGGCCACATTATAGTGTATCGATTTTGCGTGACAAAGGAATCGATGAAAAAGCAATCGATTCAATTCGTGCTGCACATCCGACAAGCCGTATTCAATTTGTGGATGGCTGGACAGGAAAAGGCGCGATTCAAAAAGAATTGACTAAAGCAGTAAATCATTTGAATCAGACGAAAAAAATGGATTTGCATGACGATATGGCTGTACTGGCCGACCCTGGAGCGTGTGCAGTATTATTCGGCACGCGTGAAGACTTTCTTATTCCAAGTGCATGCCTGAATGCTACGGTATCCGGACTTGTCAGTCGAACCATTTTAAACAAACTGTATATTGGTGAAGATGACTTTCATGGAGCAAAGTTTTATGGTGAATTGCTAGAAGAAGATTTATCAAATGACTTTGTTGATCAAGTTACTAGTTGTTTTAAGGATACGCGCGAGAGAGTCGAAAAAGATGCTGTTTCAACTCCTGTTACAGCAGAAAGAACATGGCAAGGCATGAAAGAAGTCGAAGAAATTGGCCAGCAAATGTATCAGGAAACCGACTATCATTTGATTAAACCGGGTGTTGGTGAAACGACACGTGTTTTACTACGAAGAAGTCCTTGGAAAGTACTGGTTAACAGCTTGGAAAATCCAGACGTCCATCATATTTTAATGCTGGCAAAAGAAAAAGATGTGCCGGTCGAAGTAGTTCCTGACTTGTTTTATCGTGCAATTGGTCTAATCCGATCAGGTAAAGAAATATGA
- a CDS encoding YceG family protein — translation MVQLNPIPAKTWDPEKIGEWLKKPIVDHSETKIEENSITYPQLLGQITGMTLDADEYFASIYDVIEASEGRLIRLSDKMNKHIEQDRLRTLQDLFEMNKKEKGLSPNRMTAFLDGKGLLPKLKDADLNRRLRLVLIDILKAFQAQSGGDTTHSSFRRVTTDLVKWMFNHIEPEIEKLELEKGLPGFLWYGSVTESENWFLKLATDFGFHVIVYDPKGERWFEKAVGSEGLHSHSFQVNADSLLPFPEEKPKRVGTVAYRATQEVDRLLHHDDSGLYKPFQFKSYLTQSVRLKTTMDEAFMLAKERAMVRPSFSVGSGRVNIPVVFSKVMGIEKDRKRFWDNVHNLTEREDTKLIRSFPFIEERKGNQQFHYRAALGKNGKLDPEKMKTAHWWKYNKLPDGVQTAIAAAIARHVEKPILQTQGSESFEELQLYAFSQSMSLPDSVIQLIQLFDYPQFVPTMLFYNEEKDGELSRADANAIALIHVFGLDVIVINPQGHQDIERWIDVESFDTHWLDERSFNEPYREPSVVKKIFKKWL, via the coding sequence ATGGTTCAGTTGAATCCAATCCCCGCTAAAACCTGGGATCCGGAGAAAATCGGGGAATGGCTGAAAAAACCGATTGTGGATCACAGTGAAACGAAAATTGAAGAAAACAGCATTACCTATCCTCAATTGCTTGGCCAAATTACAGGTATGACACTTGATGCGGATGAATATTTCGCTTCAATTTACGACGTTATAGAAGCGTCGGAAGGTCGGTTAATTCGACTTTCTGACAAGATGAACAAACACATTGAACAAGATCGTTTGCGTACACTCCAGGACTTGTTTGAAATGAACAAAAAAGAAAAAGGCTTATCACCCAATCGCATGACAGCTTTTCTTGATGGCAAAGGCTTACTGCCTAAGTTAAAAGATGCAGACCTTAATAGACGTTTGCGGCTTGTGTTGATTGATATTCTGAAAGCGTTTCAAGCGCAATCAGGTGGGGATACGACGCATTCGTCTTTTCGTCGCGTAACGACAGACTTGGTTAAGTGGATGTTTAATCATATCGAACCTGAAATTGAAAAATTGGAGTTAGAAAAAGGCTTGCCGGGCTTTTTGTGGTACGGCAGCGTTACGGAAAGTGAGAATTGGTTTTTAAAGTTAGCAACCGATTTTGGTTTTCATGTTATTGTTTATGACCCAAAAGGAGAACGGTGGTTTGAAAAGGCTGTTGGAAGTGAGGGGCTCCATAGCCATAGTTTCCAAGTAAATGCTGATTCTCTTCTGCCCTTCCCGGAAGAAAAGCCAAAACGTGTAGGAACGGTCGCTTATCGTGCTACACAAGAAGTAGATCGGTTATTGCACCACGATGATTCAGGACTGTATAAACCATTCCAATTCAAATCTTATTTGACGCAATCTGTTCGCTTGAAGACCACAATGGACGAAGCATTCATGCTTGCTAAAGAACGTGCGATGGTTCGACCATCTTTTTCAGTAGGGAGTGGGCGAGTCAACATTCCTGTTGTTTTCTCAAAAGTAATGGGCATTGAAAAAGATCGTAAACGCTTTTGGGACAATGTGCATAACTTGACCGAACGTGAAGACACGAAATTGATTCGAAGTTTCCCGTTTATCGAAGAACGAAAAGGCAACCAGCAATTTCATTACCGAGCAGCGCTTGGGAAAAACGGGAAGCTTGATCCGGAGAAGATGAAAACGGCACATTGGTGGAAATACAATAAATTGCCGGATGGTGTGCAGACGGCGATTGCTGCCGCAATTGCAAGGCATGTAGAAAAGCCGATACTGCAGACTCAAGGCAGCGAATCGTTTGAAGAACTGCAGCTATATGCTTTTTCGCAATCGATGTCGTTACCAGATTCAGTCATTCAGTTGATTCAATTGTTTGATTATCCGCAATTTGTGCCAACAATGTTGTTTTATAACGAAGAAAAAGATGGTGAATTGAGCCGGGCGGATGCCAATGCTATCGCGCTCATCCATGTATTTGGGCTTGATGTAATTGTTATCAATCCTCAAGGACATCAAGATATTGAAAGATGGATTGATGTGGAGTCATTTGACACACACTGGCTCGATGAGCGGAGCTTTAACGAGCCATACCGTGAGCCTTCTGTAGTGAAGAAAATCTTTAAAAAATGGCTATAG
- a CDS encoding glycosyltransferase family 2 protein, with protein sequence MKLISIVVPAYNEEANIAAMHQKLMQELESLPYRYEIMFINDGSSDNTLREILKLAEAHEHIKYISLTRNFGKESAMLAGLKRIQGDAVIVMDSDLQHPPTLIGEMIQGYEDGFNQVVAKRSRTGDSKVRSLFSSLYYKIINSITDVDFQDGEGDFRLLSRKAINAILALSESNRFSKGLFSWIGLSKKTINYENVLRTDGESKWSFSNLVNYGIDGIISFNMKPLRICFYTGFLVLFLSLIYIFFTLYNIMREGIGAPGYFTTITAILLLGGIQLISLGVIGEYIGRIYNETKQRPHFLVDISNADEYHES encoded by the coding sequence ATGAAGCTTATCTCGATCGTGGTTCCGGCTTATAACGAAGAAGCCAATATTGCAGCAATGCACCAAAAATTGATGCAGGAACTAGAGTCGCTTCCATATCGTTATGAAATTATGTTCATTAATGATGGCAGCAGTGATAACACCTTGCGAGAAATTTTGAAATTAGCTGAAGCTCATGAGCATATAAAATACATTTCCTTAACACGAAATTTCGGGAAAGAATCTGCCATGCTCGCCGGCTTAAAACGCATTCAAGGAGATGCTGTTATCGTAATGGACAGCGATTTGCAGCATCCGCCAACGTTAATTGGGGAAATGATTCAAGGGTATGAAGATGGCTTTAACCAAGTGGTCGCTAAACGCTCGCGTACAGGAGATTCTAAAGTTCGGTCGTTATTTTCTTCTCTTTATTACAAAATCATCAATTCAATCACGGATGTAGATTTTCAAGACGGTGAAGGAGACTTCCGTTTACTAAGTCGGAAAGCAATCAATGCTATTTTGGCATTAAGTGAAAGCAATCGTTTTTCTAAAGGGTTGTTCTCATGGATCGGCCTTAGCAAAAAGACCATTAACTATGAAAATGTATTGCGTACGGATGGCGAATCAAAATGGTCGTTTAGCAACCTTGTCAATTATGGAATCGATGGGATAATTTCATTTAATATGAAGCCGTTGCGCATTTGTTTTTACACCGGCTTTTTAGTGTTATTTTTGTCTCTCATTTATATTTTCTTCACACTTTATAATATTATGAGAGAAGGAATTGGAGCTCCGGGTTATTTTACGACAATTACAGCGATTTTGTTACTTGGCGGCATCCAACTGATCAGTCTTGGTGTGATTGGGGAATACATTGGACGGATTTATAACGAAACAAAACAGCGCCCTCACTTTCTTGTAGATATTAGCAATGCGGATGAATATCATGAATCTTAA
- a CDS encoding TerD family protein, with protein sequence MSAINLSKGQKIDLTKTNPGLTKVVVGLGWDTNKYSGGGDFDLDASIFLVGENGKSRGPEDFVFYNNLEGGNGSVVHTGDNLTGEGEGDDEQVIVDLPNVPADIHKVVFTVTIHEADSRGQNFGQVSNAFIRIVNENSNEELIRYDLGEDFSIETALVVGELYRHGNEWKFNAIGSGYQGGLAALVNDFGLS encoded by the coding sequence ATGTCAGCAATTAACCTTTCAAAAGGACAGAAAATCGATTTAACAAAAACAAATCCAGGTCTTACAAAAGTGGTCGTTGGTTTAGGTTGGGATACCAACAAATATAGCGGTGGCGGCGATTTCGATTTAGACGCATCTATTTTCTTAGTGGGTGAAAATGGCAAATCACGCGGACCAGAAGACTTTGTATTCTATAACAACCTTGAAGGCGGAAATGGTTCGGTTGTTCACACAGGTGACAACTTGACTGGTGAAGGAGAAGGCGACGATGAACAAGTAATCGTAGATTTACCAAACGTTCCTGCCGATATTCATAAAGTGGTATTTACTGTAACGATTCACGAGGCAGACAGCCGCGGACAAAACTTTGGTCAAGTTTCAAATGCATTTATCCGCATTGTAAACGAAAACTCAAACGAAGAACTTATCCGTTATGATCTTGGCGAAGATTTCTCAATCGAAACAGCACTAGTGGTTGGCGAATTATACCGCCATGGCAACGAATGGAAATTTAACGCAATTGGCAGTGGCTACCAAGGCGGCCTTGCAGCATTAGTAAATGATTTTGGCTTAAGCTAA
- a CDS encoding toxic anion resistance protein — translation MTNMPDQIEQQELVMKDENQLKVQLKKDPEVLQLAEKIDPKNQIALLEFGREPANEISAFTGKVLNSVQANSMEESSELLKQLGKIMDKFDKKDFVEKKGFLNKIFNKGNKVIEQLFNKYQTMGTEIDKVYVEITKYEGEMKKSTTTLEELYNQNFNYFMELEKYIAAGDIKVEELKAQEPAVRAKAESGDQMALMELNSLQNAIELLEQRVYDLEMAKQVSYQSAPQIRMLQRGNTKLIGKINSAFVTTIPIFKTGLINAIAAKRQNLVAESMSELDRRTNEMLLNNANDISRQSVDIARMSGQPSIKIETIEQTWETIMQGMNDTREIEQENRKMREEGRLRIEELQKKYEDAQRKAK, via the coding sequence ATGACCAATATGCCAGATCAAATCGAACAACAAGAATTGGTGATGAAGGATGAAAACCAATTAAAAGTTCAACTTAAAAAAGATCCTGAAGTTCTTCAATTAGCGGAGAAAATCGACCCGAAAAACCAAATTGCTTTATTGGAATTTGGCCGTGAGCCAGCCAATGAAATTTCCGCTTTTACAGGAAAAGTATTAAATTCTGTTCAAGCAAATAGTATGGAAGAGTCTAGTGAATTACTAAAACAATTAGGTAAAATCATGGACAAATTCGATAAGAAAGATTTCGTTGAAAAGAAAGGCTTCCTCAACAAAATCTTTAACAAAGGCAATAAAGTAATCGAACAATTGTTTAATAAGTACCAAACGATGGGAACTGAAATCGACAAAGTATACGTTGAAATTACAAAGTATGAAGGCGAAATGAAAAAATCGACAACAACTTTAGAAGAACTATACAACCAGAACTTCAATTACTTTATGGAGTTAGAAAAATACATCGCAGCAGGTGACATTAAAGTTGAAGAACTAAAAGCTCAAGAGCCTGCAGTTCGTGCAAAAGCAGAATCTGGGGATCAAATGGCATTAATGGAACTAAACTCTTTGCAAAATGCCATTGAGCTTTTAGAACAACGCGTGTATGACTTGGAAATGGCCAAACAAGTTTCTTATCAGTCGGCGCCTCAAATCCGTATGCTACAGCGCGGGAACACAAAACTAATCGGGAAAATCAACTCAGCTTTTGTGACGACCATTCCGATTTTTAAAACAGGCTTGATCAATGCCATCGCAGCTAAGCGTCAAAACTTAGTGGCCGAATCGATGAGTGAATTGGATCGCCGCACGAACGAAATGCTACTTAACAATGCCAACGACATTTCACGTCAAAGTGTTGATATTGCGAGAATGTCGGGTCAACCGAGCATCAAGATTGAAACCATTGAACAGACATGGGAAACTATTATGCAAGGGATGAACGACACACGCGAAATTGAGCAAGAAAACCGTAAAATGCGTGAAGAAGGACGTCTCCGCATCGAAGAATTGCAAAAGAAATATGAAGATGCTCAACGCAAAGCTAAATAA
- a CDS encoding TerD family protein has product MAINLSKGQKVDLTKSNPGLSKVVVGLGWDTNKYDGGQDFDLDSSVFLLNGEGKTASEADFVFYNNTTGAGGAVEHTGDNKTGEGEGDDEQVNVNLSAIPASIEKATFAITIHDAEARGQNFGQVSNSYVRIVNGDTNEELIRYDLGEDFSIETAVVVGELYRHGGEWKFNAIGSGYQGGLESLVKDFGLNS; this is encoded by the coding sequence ATGGCAATTAATTTATCAAAAGGTCAAAAAGTAGATTTAACAAAAAGTAACCCAGGTTTATCTAAAGTAGTTGTGGGATTAGGCTGGGATACAAATAAATACGACGGCGGACAAGATTTCGATTTAGATTCTTCAGTCTTCCTATTAAATGGCGAAGGAAAAACAGCTTCAGAAGCAGATTTCGTCTTCTACAACAATACGACGGGTGCTGGCGGTGCTGTAGAGCATACGGGCGATAACAAAACAGGTGAAGGTGAAGGGGATGACGAACAAGTAAACGTTAACCTATCAGCCATTCCTGCATCGATTGAAAAAGCCACTTTTGCAATTACGATTCATGATGCTGAAGCACGCGGTCAAAACTTTGGCCAAGTAAGCAATTCATATGTGCGTATTGTAAATGGCGATACAAATGAAGAATTGATCCGTTACGACCTAGGGGAAGATTTCTCAATTGAAACCGCAGTGGTAGTTGGTGAACTTTACCGTCACGGGGGAGAATGGAAATTTAATGCCATTGGCAGCGGTTATCAAGGTGGCTTAGAGTCGCTTGTGAAGGACTTTGGCTTAAACAGCTGA
- a CDS encoding phosphoribosyltransferase family protein has product MKTINQSTSSIISGRTNYQINTKLWDHLTMEISVTDTYPGLSPESLFSVALRVNKKRQFLFVSKLIAKHLAVDPSLALGTGTLLASLLIEEAGLDGYPDTKQLVEMIETNKANRELSIESLEFKKEMPQKTVFIGMAETATGLGHSVFQHFEKAAYLHTTREEIVGMTPSFVFEEEHSHATSHKVYAPSGMLEEAETIVLIDDEISTGNTLLNLVCALDDQFPGKHYVSLSILDWRNASQREKIETAINERGISLKILSLMSGEFELVYSRAPEEPIDKLLNGTGARAPSIELSENKLSAASKTKQQYISHTGRFGLTSKEHDEITSWAETAVSQVAKKSDKALVIGVGENMYLPIRFALALGGNSRVQTTTRSPIFAAKTTGYPIQEKAKFNLPDAEGIDQFIYNLNELDIDRIYLLAESVVKTSEWQPLLAYLEEKAPVEWISLTTTKRSEEIE; this is encoded by the coding sequence ATGAAAACTATCAACCAATCGACGTCCTCAATCATCTCCGGGCGAACCAATTATCAAATCAATACTAAATTATGGGATCACTTAACGATGGAAATTTCAGTTACAGATACGTATCCTGGACTTTCTCCGGAATCGCTTTTTTCTGTAGCTTTGCGTGTCAATAAAAAACGTCAGTTTTTATTTGTTAGCAAGCTGATTGCTAAACATTTAGCTGTAGATCCATCTTTAGCACTTGGAACAGGAACGTTACTAGCTTCTTTGTTAATAGAAGAAGCAGGTCTCGACGGGTATCCGGATACAAAACAGCTTGTTGAAATGATTGAAACCAACAAAGCAAATCGCGAACTAAGCATCGAATCACTCGAATTCAAAAAAGAGATGCCGCAAAAAACGGTTTTTATTGGAATGGCGGAAACTGCGACAGGTCTTGGTCATTCAGTTTTTCAGCATTTTGAAAAAGCAGCTTATCTTCATACAACCCGTGAAGAAATTGTTGGCATGACCCCATCTTTTGTCTTTGAAGAAGAACATTCCCACGCAACTTCCCATAAAGTATATGCGCCTTCTGGAATGCTTGAAGAAGCTGAAACCATTGTGCTTATTGACGATGAAATTTCAACGGGCAATACTTTGTTGAATTTGGTTTGTGCATTGGATGATCAATTTCCTGGGAAACACTACGTGTCGCTGTCGATTCTCGATTGGCGGAATGCTAGCCAACGAGAAAAAATAGAGACAGCTATAAATGAGCGAGGCATTAGTTTGAAAATCTTGTCGTTAATGTCTGGTGAATTTGAATTAGTTTATAGCCGAGCACCTGAAGAACCTATAGATAAGCTATTAAATGGGACAGGAGCAAGAGCTCCGTCTATCGAATTAAGCGAAAACAAATTATCGGCCGCTTCAAAAACAAAACAACAATATATTTCGCACACGGGGCGCTTTGGCCTTACGAGTAAAGAACACGATGAAATCACGAGTTGGGCAGAAACTGCAGTATCGCAAGTGGCAAAAAAAAGCGATAAAGCATTGGTCATTGGAGTAGGCGAGAATATGTATTTGCCCATTCGTTTTGCTTTAGCATTAGGGGGCAATTCACGTGTACAGACAACGACGCGCAGTCCAATTTTTGCCGCAAAGACAACAGGTTATCCAATTCAAGAAAAAGCGAAATTTAACTTGCCAGATGCGGAAGGGATAGACCAATTCATCTATAATTTAAATGAATTGGATATTGATCGGATTTATTTGCTTGCTGAGTCGGTTGTTAAAACCTCCGAGTGGCAGCCGTTACTAGCATATTTAGAAGAAAAAGCACCAGTAGAATGGATCTCTCTAACAACGACCAAAAGGAGTGAAGAAATCGAATGA
- a CDS encoding TerD family protein: MAINLVKGQKIDLTKGRSSLSSIMVGLGWDPVATKKSGGFLSNLLGGGGGGADVDCDASVLLLDENGKLTAKENLIYFGNKKSKDGSVVHSGDNLTGEGDGDDEMINIDLKRISPSIHRLVFVVNIYNAQKKKQDFGMIENAFIRLVDNQSKEELVHYNLTENYAGKMSLITGELYRQGTEWKFSAIGEGASEPDIGSIANKYS; encoded by the coding sequence ATGGCGATTAATCTTGTAAAAGGTCAAAAGATCGATTTAACAAAAGGACGTTCATCGCTTTCGAGCATTATGGTTGGCTTAGGCTGGGATCCAGTTGCAACCAAAAAAAGTGGAGGCTTCTTAAGTAATTTATTAGGCGGCGGAGGCGGCGGAGCTGACGTTGATTGTGACGCGTCTGTTCTATTACTAGACGAAAACGGCAAGTTGACTGCAAAAGAAAACTTGATCTATTTCGGTAACAAAAAAAGCAAAGACGGCAGCGTAGTCCATTCAGGGGATAACTTGACTGGAGAAGGTGACGGCGACGATGAAATGATCAATATTGATTTAAAACGAATTTCACCGTCAATTCACCGTTTAGTTTTTGTTGTAAACATTTACAACGCACAGAAAAAGAAACAAGATTTCGGTATGATCGAAAACGCATTTATTCGTTTAGTTGATAATCAGTCGAAAGAGGAACTGGTTCATTACAACTTAACAGAAAACTATGCGGGCAAAATGTCGTTAATCACAGGCGAACTTTACCGTCAAGGAACTGAATGGAAGTTTTCGGCGATTGGTGAAGGCGCATCAGAACCTGATATCGGATCAATTGCAAACAAATATTCTTAA
- a CDS encoding HpcH/HpaI aldolase/citrate lyase family protein: MRHFNGLTDSDLKTFFKYSPAEFNRDTKRETLSLAVGAALYTPGSRVDFAQKILNGEYSKGAFTGLTTLIVCLEDAVADTELEQAEKNTVNEFKKLEEASAEQLAAGPVLFLRIRTPDQLDKLIKNAGTALSVITGIVFPKCLPDTLPLFFEALDRASEAAGRKLYALPLLETKEVLYSESREETLAELYKIIQSEAERILTVRVGATDFSSLYGLRRPAERTVYDVHIIRDCLIAILNQFGRSEDGFTVSGPVYEYFSVGEQLWLSSKPEQTLWEEVQLDILNGFKGKTCIHPSQVSIVNAGHIISLEAYEDAKLILNESQGRNGVLQSPKRNKMNEVKPHLSWAKKVIAQAEVYGVLNENYQPIDVLNHLRANQLSNQY; encoded by the coding sequence ATGAGACATTTTAACGGATTAACCGATTCTGATTTAAAGACTTTTTTTAAATATTCCCCGGCAGAATTTAACCGTGATACAAAACGGGAAACATTAAGTTTAGCAGTAGGCGCAGCACTTTATACACCGGGATCTAGAGTGGATTTCGCTCAAAAGATTTTAAATGGTGAGTATAGTAAAGGTGCATTTACTGGCTTAACTACGTTAATTGTCTGCCTAGAAGATGCAGTAGCTGATACAGAACTAGAGCAAGCGGAAAAAAATACAGTAAATGAATTTAAAAAGCTCGAAGAAGCAAGTGCTGAACAATTGGCAGCCGGTCCGGTTTTGTTTTTACGAATTCGTACACCGGATCAATTGGATAAATTGATCAAAAATGCCGGAACCGCATTAAGTGTTATAACAGGAATTGTTTTTCCGAAATGTTTACCTGACACGTTGCCCTTGTTTTTTGAGGCACTCGATCGTGCTAGCGAAGCAGCGGGTAGAAAGCTATACGCCCTGCCTTTACTGGAAACAAAAGAAGTGTTGTACAGTGAGTCTCGTGAGGAGACTTTAGCGGAATTATACAAAATTATTCAGTCAGAAGCCGAACGGATTTTGACAGTGCGCGTGGGGGCAACCGATTTTTCTAGCCTGTATGGCTTGCGACGACCAGCGGAACGAACGGTTTATGATGTCCATATTATTCGTGATTGTTTAATCGCCATATTAAACCAGTTTGGCCGTTCAGAAGACGGATTCACCGTTTCGGGTCCTGTCTATGAATATTTTTCTGTCGGAGAACAACTATGGCTGTCGTCAAAACCAGAACAAACTCTTTGGGAAGAAGTTCAATTGGATATTTTAAACGGCTTTAAAGGGAAAACTTGTATTCATCCATCTCAAGTATCAATTGTTAATGCTGGACATATCATATCGCTCGAAGCTTATGAAGATGCCAAGTTGATCCTTAATGAAAGCCAGGGAAGAAATGGTGTTTTACAAAGCCCTAAACGCAATAAAATGAACGAAGTAAAACCGCATTTGAGCTGGGCTAAAAAAGTAATTGCTCAAGCGGAAGTCTACGGGGTGCTGAATGAAAACTATCAACCAATCGACGTCCTCAATCATCTCCGGGCGAACCAATTATCAAATCAATACTAA
- a CDS encoding GtrA family protein, whose protein sequence is MNLKALNTEFTRFIFVGVLNTLSYYSIYLVLHNLFNLPYLLAHIVGFLISLNISFFLNCYVTYRIKPTLKKYLYFPLTQVVNMSVSTILIFVFVEFLHLNSNIAPFAAVLFTVPITFIVSSKILKDTPSPK, encoded by the coding sequence ATGAATCTTAAAGCGCTGAATACTGAATTTACTCGTTTTATCTTTGTCGGTGTCCTTAATACATTGAGTTACTACTCCATTTACTTAGTTCTTCACAACCTGTTCAATTTGCCTTACCTTTTGGCACATATCGTGGGCTTTTTAATCAGTTTAAATATTTCATTTTTCTTAAACTGTTACGTTACGTATCGCATTAAGCCCACTCTAAAAAAATACTTGTATTTCCCATTAACACAAGTTGTGAATATGTCCGTTTCGACTATACTTATTTTTGTTTTCGTTGAATTTCTACACCTTAACAGCAATATTGCACCTTTTGCTGCTGTATTGTTCACAGTTCCCATAACCTTTATCGTATCAAGCAAGATCCTTAAAGATACACCTTCACCAAAATAA
- a CDS encoding HAD hydrolase family protein: MTVLFASDLDQTLIYSRNSMGMEVTEEELVEVERYEGKPLSFMTKKSQSALWNIGDSAFFLPVTTRTQAQYERVTGIFEGQHPQFAVISNGAVILENGHPIKEWSDQIRQTCINRKTIIEELLPEIERHFSEDWVLKVREADDWFVYLIIDRARFPEDKLDFYTTTFKKLGWGLSLQGRKLYFMPESITKAGAMEYIKKRIGANYVVAAGDSLLDLDLLESANYGMLAAHGEAAKNAVSISAHIHKTKNYGIKAGEEILARVAELSLQRQ; this comes from the coding sequence ATGACGGTATTATTTGCAAGCGACTTAGACCAAACCTTAATCTATTCCCGCAATTCAATGGGGATGGAGGTCACTGAAGAAGAGCTAGTAGAAGTAGAGCGTTATGAGGGCAAGCCTTTGTCATTTATGACAAAAAAGAGTCAATCGGCACTATGGAATATTGGCGATTCTGCTTTTTTTCTGCCGGTGACAACGCGTACGCAAGCTCAGTACGAGCGAGTAACCGGTATTTTTGAAGGGCAACATCCACAGTTTGCAGTTATTTCTAATGGAGCGGTTATTTTAGAAAATGGTCATCCGATTAAAGAATGGTCCGACCAAATTCGCCAAACGTGCATAAACCGTAAAACCATTATAGAGGAATTGCTACCGGAAATTGAACGTCATTTCTCTGAGGATTGGGTACTAAAAGTTAGAGAAGCAGACGATTGGTTTGTTTATTTAATCATCGATCGTGCTCGGTTTCCGGAAGACAAGCTGGATTTTTATACCACTACCTTTAAAAAGCTTGGCTGGGGATTATCGCTTCAAGGCAGAAAGCTTTATTTTATGCCAGAAAGCATTACGAAAGCAGGGGCAATGGAGTATATTAAGAAGCGTATAGGGGCAAATTATGTTGTTGCTGCTGGAGATTCGTTATTAGATTTGGATTTGTTAGAAAGCGCCAATTACGGCATGCTTGCAGCTCACGGTGAAGCTGCGAAAAATGCAGTTTCAATTTCAGCGCATATTCATAAAACAAAAAATTATGGCATTAAGGCAGGCGAGGAAATTTTAGCTCGTGTGGCTGAATTATCATTGCAACGACAGTAA